The Podarcis raffonei isolate rPodRaf1 chromosome 2, rPodRaf1.pri, whole genome shotgun sequence genome window below encodes:
- the LOC128405431 gene encoding 17-beta-hydroxysteroid dehydrogenase type 6-like: MWLYLAALLGLYFLRRLYQERQTVENLTEKYVFITGCSSGFGNHLARHLDARGLRVLAACLTQKGAEQLGKATSERLKTTILDVTSTESVAAATEWVKEQVGNKGSFLLFCFHALDQARDYLYHHLLIFTPLSHKM, from the coding sequence ATGTGGCTCTACCTGGCTGCCCTGCTGGGGCTTTACTTCCTTCGCCGATTGTACCAGGAGAGACAGACGGTGGAGAACCTGACGGAAAAATATGTCTTCATCACGGGCTGTTCCTCTGGCTTTGGGAACCATCTTGCCAGGCATCTGGATGCCCGGGGTCTGCGGGTGCTGGCAGCCTGTCTCACGCAGAAGGGGGCAGAGCAGCTGGGCAAGGCCACCTCAGAGCGCTTGAAAACCACCATTCTGGATGTCACCAGTACAGAGAGCGTTGCGGCAGCAACGGAGTGGGTGAAAGAACAAGTGGGGAACAAAGGtagctttttgttgttttgtttccatgctctggatcaggccagggattATCTGTATCATCATCTGCTTATCTTTActccactttcccacaaaatgtGA